Proteins from a genomic interval of Halarsenatibacter silvermanii:
- a CDS encoding acylphosphatase, which yields MTETGLHVFISGRVQGVGFRAFTRRNARRLGVRGWVKNLADGRVEAVLYGEKSDVEELLTRIKTGPSLAEVEDIEVEEVDEAPPEENFQVRY from the coding sequence ATGACTGAAACCGGTCTGCATGTATTTATTTCCGGCCGGGTTCAGGGAGTGGGCTTTCGAGCTTTCACCCGCAGGAATGCTCGCCGGCTCGGCGTGAGAGGCTGGGTCAAAAATCTTGCTGATGGCAGGGTTGAAGCCGTCCTTTATGGAGAAAAAAGCGATGTGGAAGAACTTCTGACCAGGATTAAAACAGGTCCTTCGCTGGCTGAAGTAGAAGATATCGAAGTTGAAGAGGTAGATGAAGCTCCTCCCGAGGAAAATTTTCAGGTGCGTTATTGA
- the pncA gene encoding bifunctional nicotinamidase/pyrazinamidase has protein sequence MAEKALLCVDLQYDFYEDGALAVPGASKINPRINELMDSDGYRTIAASQDWHPPEHMSFAKNHDKEPLAEYEGDNEGIGPVLWPEHCQQGTRGAAFHEDINTRRFDMIMRKGQKKMIDSYSAFQDNNGRDLGLADYFRGLDIEVIDIAGLALDVCVYYTVCDALKYGFDVNLIRPAARGVNARPGDVEEALKDMKDRGAEIIEDMENV, from the coding sequence ATGGCTGAAAAAGCACTTCTATGTGTCGATCTGCAGTACGATTTTTATGAAGACGGGGCACTGGCTGTTCCCGGAGCCAGCAAAATCAATCCCCGCATTAATGAACTTATGGATTCCGATGGCTACAGGACTATAGCGGCATCGCAGGACTGGCATCCGCCGGAACATATGAGTTTTGCTAAAAATCACGATAAAGAGCCTCTTGCTGAGTATGAAGGCGACAATGAAGGCATAGGTCCGGTGCTCTGGCCGGAACACTGTCAGCAGGGCACCAGAGGAGCTGCCTTTCACGAGGATATAAATACCCGCCGGTTTGACATGATAATGAGAAAGGGACAAAAAAAGATGATAGATAGTTATTCTGCTTTTCAGGACAACAACGGTCGTGATTTAGGGCTGGCGGATTATTTTAGAGGGCTGGATATTGAGGTTATCGATATAGCGGGGTTGGCTTTGGATGTCTGTGTATATTACACCGTCTGTGATGCTCTTAAATACGGATTTGACGTCAATTTGATCAGGCCAGCAGCCCGGGGAGTAAATGCCAGGCCCGGAGATGTGGAAGAGGCCCTTAAAGATATGAAAGACCGGGGAGCAGAGATTATCGAGGATATGGAAAATGTTTAA
- a CDS encoding THUMP domain-containing class I SAM-dependent RNA methyltransferase, with amino-acid sequence MYEFDILITTTFGVESVVKHELRKMNYDVKNVKNGRIEISGTGKDLARCNLQLRSAERVYLKLAEFPARDFDELYDNIYEINWPDFLPGDAHIPVSGKSVKSQLHSVPACQSIIKKSVVDRMLENSSRERLPEEGETYPVNFFMHKDNAIICLDSSGKGLHKRGYRQEAGQAPLQETIAAAMINLSRWDRDRILLDPFCGSGTLLIEAAMMAKSIPPGFNRSFVSEEWEFLGEDSWNKARKEAKDRMRKDREVRLIAGYDHDDDIIESAIHNARRAGVEEAIHFQQRELDDFSSSRKYGYVITNPPYGERMDEEKIEKLYQKLGSKLLPLDTWSYYILTSYSDFENSFGEKASKRRKLYNGGIECQFYQYYGPWPPADGDEG; translated from the coding sequence TTGTACGAGTTCGACATTTTGATCACCACAACCTTTGGAGTCGAATCGGTGGTAAAGCACGAACTGAGAAAAATGAATTATGATGTGAAAAATGTGAAAAATGGCCGGATAGAGATATCGGGAACGGGCAAAGATCTGGCCAGGTGCAATCTGCAGCTGCGTTCGGCCGAACGAGTTTATCTGAAGCTGGCCGAATTTCCGGCCCGTGATTTTGATGAACTTTATGATAATATATATGAAATAAACTGGCCGGATTTTCTGCCCGGGGACGCCCATATTCCGGTCAGCGGCAAATCGGTCAAATCTCAGCTGCACAGCGTTCCTGCCTGTCAATCTATCATCAAAAAATCTGTGGTGGACAGGATGCTGGAAAATAGCAGCCGCGAAAGGCTGCCGGAAGAGGGAGAAACCTATCCTGTCAATTTCTTTATGCATAAGGATAATGCTATTATCTGTCTTGACAGCAGCGGAAAAGGACTGCACAAAAGAGGTTACCGACAGGAAGCAGGTCAGGCTCCTCTTCAGGAAACCATAGCTGCAGCTATGATCAATTTAAGCCGCTGGGATCGCGATAGAATTTTGCTGGATCCTTTCTGTGGTTCCGGCACTCTATTGATAGAAGCGGCCATGATGGCTAAATCGATTCCGCCCGGCTTTAACCGCAGCTTTGTCAGCGAGGAATGGGAATTTTTGGGCGAAGACAGCTGGAATAAAGCCCGCAAAGAAGCGAAAGATAGGATGAGAAAAGATCGGGAAGTGAGATTAATTGCCGGTTATGACCACGATGATGATATTATTGAAAGTGCCATACATAATGCCCGTCGGGCGGGAGTAGAAGAGGCAATTCACTTCCAGCAGCGGGAGCTGGATGATTTTTCCTCCAGCAGAAAATACGGATATGTAATCACCAACCCTCCTTACGGGGAGAGGATGGATGAGGAGAAAATAGAAAAACTCTACCAGAAGCTGGGCAGCAAACTTTTGCCTCTGGATACCTGGTCCTATTATATTTTGACCTCCTATTCAGATTTTGAGAATTCCTTTGGAGAAAAAGCCAGCAAACGCAGAAAGCTTTACAATGGAGGTATTGAATGTCAGTTTTATCAATATTATGGGCCCTGGCCGCCTGCGGATGGTGATGAAGGCTGA
- a CDS encoding DMT family transporter — protein sequence MAGLTFSLVFGFSFLFSKEALDIIAPFHLLGFRFLMASLVITILRFMKVIKTNFTGKSIKPLMIISIFQPFLYFTFEIMGINFTTSSQAGLMISLIPVATAVLGAIFLEEVPGWKQSLCIILSVLGVGLVVTAQGDIGSQAHYLGIIFLLGAVISGGAYNIISRSISIDYTPVEITFFMCYSGAVLFNLLGIISFEGAISTYGSYLFNAQVMISVIYLSTLSSILAFFMLNYALSRLPASQASVFANLTTVVSILAGVLIRGEPFYAIQAWGALLIIIGVWGTNYFELRSEENPQISKNLQKE from the coding sequence ATGGCTGGATTGACTTTCAGTCTTGTCTTTGGATTCTCTTTTCTTTTTTCTAAAGAAGCACTTGATATCATAGCTCCATTTCATCTGCTCGGCTTCAGATTTCTTATGGCTTCTCTGGTTATAACTATTTTGAGATTTATGAAAGTAATAAAGACAAATTTTACCGGTAAATCTATTAAACCTTTGATGATAATTTCGATTTTTCAGCCATTTCTGTACTTCACATTTGAAATTATGGGTATAAATTTCACCACCTCCTCTCAGGCCGGCCTGATGATCTCTTTGATACCGGTGGCGACAGCTGTACTCGGAGCGATATTTCTGGAAGAAGTTCCGGGCTGGAAACAATCGCTCTGCATAATTCTCTCGGTGCTGGGGGTTGGATTGGTGGTGACTGCCCAGGGAGACATAGGTTCTCAGGCTCACTATCTGGGCATCATATTTTTGCTGGGAGCGGTTATATCAGGAGGCGCTTATAACATAATTTCCCGTTCTATATCAATAGATTACACTCCGGTCGAGATCACTTTTTTCATGTGTTATTCGGGAGCTGTGCTGTTCAATCTGCTCGGTATAATTAGTTTTGAAGGAGCTATTTCGACCTACGGCAGCTATCTTTTTAATGCTCAGGTAATGATTTCGGTGATCTATCTCAGCACGTTATCATCTATTCTGGCCTTTTTTATGCTCAATTATGCTTTGTCGAGACTGCCGGCCAGTCAGGCGTCTGTTTTTGCCAATTTGACCACTGTGGTCTCCATTCTGGCCGGTGTACTTATTAGAGGAGAACCCTTTTATGCCATCCAGGCGTGGGGAGCTTTGCTGATCATAATAGGTGTCTGGGGCACCAATTATTTTGAGCTCCGCAGCGAAGAAAATCCGCAGATCTCAAAAAATTTACAGAAGGAGTGA
- the dapB gene encoding 4-hydroxy-tetrahydrodipicolinate reductase, with the protein MENVLVRGIAGNMGKQAAISVMECDNFRLSAGVDINASGKKIDELPSLKKAPSREIFQSVERAIKEKDLNVMIDFTSAEGLLQAAETALEAGMNLIIGTTGLSENDREELAEMTESRGLSVLLAPNFSLGAVLLMEMSEKAAEYFNRVEIIEGHHQGKDDAPSGTSIATAEKLSGCQKMAGEEDIDFTVEGVRGGEVNNVKIHSLRLPGLVARQEVILGGEGQTLTLEHDTTSRSAFRPGIKLALRSIDEFDGFVYGLENLL; encoded by the coding sequence ATGGAAAACGTTTTAGTCCGGGGAATCGCCGGCAACATGGGAAAACAGGCTGCTATTTCAGTCATGGAATGTGATAACTTTAGACTGTCCGCCGGGGTAGATATAAATGCCTCCGGTAAAAAAATCGACGAGCTGCCCTCTCTGAAAAAAGCCCCATCCCGGGAAATTTTTCAAAGTGTCGAGAGAGCGATAAAAGAAAAGGATTTAAATGTTATGATAGATTTCACCTCAGCTGAAGGGCTTCTGCAGGCAGCAGAAACAGCGCTGGAGGCGGGAATGAATTTGATAATTGGAACAACAGGACTGTCGGAAAACGACAGAGAAGAGCTGGCAGAAATGACTGAGTCAAGAGGGCTTTCCGTGCTGCTGGCCCCTAATTTTTCGCTGGGTGCTGTCCTTTTGATGGAGATGAGTGAAAAGGCTGCCGAATATTTCAACAGGGTGGAAATCATAGAAGGACACCATCAGGGTAAGGATGATGCCCCTTCCGGCACATCTATTGCCACCGCAGAGAAGTTAAGCGGCTGTCAAAAGATGGCCGGGGAAGAGGATATAGATTTTACAGTTGAGGGAGTTAGAGGAGGAGAGGTCAATAACGTGAAAATTCACAGCCTGCGGCTGCCCGGTCTTGTTGCCCGTCAGGAGGTCATACTGGGAGGAGAAGGACAGACTCTAACCCTGGAACATGATACCACCTCCCGTTCTGCTTTCCGTCCGGGGATAAAACTGGCACTCCGCAGCATCGATGAATTCGATGGCTTTGTTTATGGGCTGGAAAATCTTCTTTAG
- a CDS encoding aspartate-semialdehyde dehydrogenase — MSCKTAVFGATGLVGREIVNLLEEREFPVSDLYLYASESSAGEKMSFSGEDITIKALKPENVENCDIYLSSMPGEVSQQIIPEIKEKNSGVIIDNSSSFRMDRDVPLVVPEVNGEVLDENEDLIANPNCSTIQLVMVLKPLLDEFGLKRVLVSTYQSASGSGAEAVSALKKESRARLQNGDFKAEYYDNPIAFNLLPAIDYFHEDGFSNEEIKMRRESRKILEKEEIEINCTCVRVPVEYGHAESVYLELEEKARAEMVSDLLDQALGVKVLDEPEAGVYPQPLDTENTDDVLVGRIRNDRDRSRGIHLYIAANNIRKGAALNAVQIAEKINSGK; from the coding sequence ATGAGCTGTAAAACTGCTGTTTTTGGAGCGACAGGACTGGTCGGCAGAGAGATAGTAAATTTGCTGGAGGAACGCGAGTTTCCCGTATCCGATCTATACCTTTATGCCAGTGAAAGCTCGGCCGGGGAAAAAATGTCTTTTTCCGGCGAAGACATAACCATAAAAGCTTTAAAACCTGAAAATGTGGAGAATTGTGACATATATCTTTCCTCTATGCCCGGCGAGGTCAGCCAGCAGATAATTCCTGAAATAAAAGAGAAAAACTCCGGTGTGATAATCGACAACAGCAGCTCTTTCCGCATGGATAGAGATGTGCCGCTGGTAGTGCCGGAGGTCAACGGGGAAGTTCTCGATGAAAATGAAGATCTGATAGCCAACCCCAACTGTTCGACAATTCAGCTGGTTATGGTTTTAAAACCCCTGCTGGATGAGTTCGGCCTGAAAAGGGTGCTGGTGAGCACCTATCAATCCGCCTCCGGCAGCGGTGCTGAGGCCGTTTCGGCATTAAAAAAGGAGAGCAGGGCCAGATTACAGAATGGAGATTTTAAAGCTGAATATTATGATAATCCGATAGCATTTAATCTCCTGCCGGCCATAGACTACTTTCATGAGGATGGGTTCAGCAACGAGGAGATAAAAATGCGCCGCGAGAGCCGCAAAATACTCGAAAAGGAAGAGATAGAGATCAACTGCACCTGCGTCAGGGTTCCGGTGGAATACGGCCATGCTGAATCGGTATATCTGGAGCTGGAAGAAAAGGCCCGGGCAGAGATGGTCTCTGATCTGCTGGATCAGGCTTTAGGAGTCAAAGTGCTGGATGAGCCGGAAGCAGGCGTATATCCTCAACCGCTAGATACTGAAAATACAGACGATGTGCTGGTAGGCAGGATCAGAAACGACAGAGATCGCTCCCGGGGAATCCATCTTTACATAGCGGCCAACAATATCCGTAAAGGTGCGGCTCTCAACGCGGTCCAGATTGCGGAAAAAATCAACAGCGGCAAGTGA
- the dapG gene encoding aspartate kinase yields MNIVIQKFGGTSLATKNKREIVRQKIIEEIEKGKKPVVVVSAMGKKGHAYATDTLLEMIENGKTSAPERQKDLLLSCGEIISSVVLASELEESGQKAFSLTGWQAGIITDESHGRSRVECVDPTRIFELWEREIVPVVAGFQGITPEGEITTLGRGGSDTTASVLGYALGAEKVDIYSDVQGLMTSDPQKCQAAKPLKEITYSEACELAYQGARVIHPRAAEVAMNGDLPLNILPLDDSDRKNGTSLGEDGVSIDTDRPATGIATRSDIVFFEIFPDNGKNYATGLKIFPLLAAENISVDFINIRPEKISFVVDYSSSEEAGEIMEAENFNHRVSHDFSKVSLVGGGMTGQPGIMAKIVEAFCQADIRIFQTTDSHTTISCLIKSSREKLAVRTLHQKFDI; encoded by the coding sequence TTGAACATAGTAATACAAAAATTTGGCGGAACTTCGCTGGCCACCAAAAATAAAAGGGAGATAGTCCGTCAGAAAATCATCGAAGAGATCGAGAAAGGCAAAAAACCGGTGGTTGTGGTCTCGGCTATGGGTAAAAAAGGTCATGCCTACGCCACCGATACCCTGCTGGAGATGATAGAAAACGGCAAAACTTCCGCCCCTGAACGACAGAAGGATCTGCTGCTTTCCTGCGGTGAAATTATCTCATCGGTGGTATTGGCTTCTGAACTCGAAGAATCAGGACAGAAAGCCTTTTCACTCACCGGCTGGCAGGCGGGGATAATAACCGATGAAAGTCACGGCAGGTCAAGAGTCGAATGCGTCGATCCGACCAGAATTTTTGAGCTCTGGGAGCGGGAAATTGTTCCTGTAGTGGCGGGGTTTCAGGGGATAACCCCTGAAGGTGAAATAACCACTCTGGGGCGGGGCGGCAGCGATACCACCGCCAGTGTGCTGGGATATGCACTCGGTGCTGAAAAGGTCGATATTTACAGCGATGTCCAGGGACTTATGACATCTGATCCTCAAAAATGCCAGGCCGCTAAACCTTTAAAAGAGATCACCTACAGCGAGGCCTGTGAACTGGCCTACCAGGGAGCCAGGGTCATTCATCCCCGGGCTGCCGAAGTTGCCATGAATGGAGATCTGCCTCTGAATATTCTCCCTCTGGATGATTCGGACAGAAAAAATGGCACCAGTCTGGGCGAAGATGGCGTGAGTATTGATACCGACAGACCGGCAACCGGTATAGCAACCAGGAGTGATATCGTCTTTTTTGAGATATTTCCTGATAATGGAAAGAATTATGCCACCGGCCTGAAAATATTTCCGCTCCTGGCCGCGGAAAATATAAGTGTAGACTTTATTAATATAAGGCCGGAGAAAATATCCTTTGTCGTCGATTATTCGAGCAGTGAAGAGGCCGGAGAAATTATGGAAGCAGAAAATTTTAATCACCGTGTATCGCATGACTTCAGCAAAGTATCGCTGGTGGGAGGCGGAATGACAGGCCAGCCCGGAATAATGGCCAAAATTGTTGAAGCTTTCTGCCAGGCGGATATCCGTATTTTTCAAACGACTGACTCTCATACCACTATTTCCTGTCTGATCAAAAGCAGCAGGGAAAAGCTCGCCGTCAGGACGCTGCATCAAAAGTTCGATATTTAA
- the dapA gene encoding 4-hydroxy-tetrahydrodipicolinate synthase, giving the protein MKFGPLVTAMITPFTEENQVNYDEAARIAVDLAENGCDDILVSGTTGESPALSEEEKIKLIETVAGAVEDKAGVIAGTGSYNTKKSIELSHEAKMAGADKIMLVVPYYNKPPQASLYEHFKTAAESIKLPIMLYNVPSRTSRNLEADTTVKLSEIDNITAIKEASGDVEQGAEIVARTGPDFQVLSGDDGLTLPLMAVGGEGIVSVAANLISGRIKKMINNCFSNDFHEARKIQKDLLPVFQAMFITTNPIPVKTAMSMKGWNTGDLRLPLTAMNEEDKNELERVLTDKEII; this is encoded by the coding sequence ATGAAATTTGGTCCCCTTGTTACCGCTATGATAACCCCATTCACCGAAGAAAATCAGGTAAATTATGATGAGGCCGCCAGGATTGCAGTTGATCTGGCCGAAAACGGCTGCGATGATATTCTTGTCAGCGGAACAACCGGAGAATCACCTGCACTGTCAGAAGAAGAGAAGATAAAGTTGATAGAAACTGTGGCAGGCGCGGTGGAAGATAAAGCCGGGGTGATAGCAGGTACCGGTTCCTATAACACCAAAAAAAGCATAGAGCTGAGTCACGAAGCCAAGATGGCCGGTGCTGATAAGATAATGCTGGTCGTTCCCTATTACAACAAACCCCCGCAGGCTTCTCTTTATGAGCATTTTAAAACCGCTGCTGAAAGCATTAAGCTTCCCATAATGCTCTATAATGTGCCGTCCAGAACCTCACGCAATCTGGAAGCTGATACAACTGTCAAGCTGTCAGAAATTGATAACATTACCGCCATAAAGGAAGCCAGCGGGGATGTGGAACAGGGTGCGGAAATAGTCGCCCGGACCGGCCCGGATTTTCAGGTCTTGAGCGGAGATGACGGGCTCACTTTACCTCTGATGGCAGTCGGGGGAGAGGGAATTGTCAGCGTGGCGGCAAATCTGATCTCCGGCCGCATTAAAAAGATGATCAATAATTGTTTTTCCAACGATTTTCATGAGGCCAGAAAAATCCAAAAAGATCTGCTCCCCGTTTTTCAGGCGATGTTCATAACCACAAATCCCATACCTGTAAAAACTGCCATGTCGATGAAGGGCTGGAATACCGGTGATCTGCGTCTGCCGCTGACAGCGATGAATGAAGAGGATAAAAACGAGCTGGAAAGAGTGCTGACAGATAAAGAAATAATATAA
- a CDS encoding ribonuclease J has protein sequence MNVKNNEAVRVTPLGGVGEIGKNMMVLEYDDRMLIIDSGVAFPEDDQLGIDLVIPEFDYVLKNQEKIDGIVVTHGHQDHIGAIPYLLEHISVPVYGPKFALGLLEGQLKEHNLMEKSTLKVVSAGKSVQIGQFTVDFIRVNHSISDTCALAVHTPLGPVVYASDFKFDHTPVDDEKADLQKLAELGSGHPGVLALFSDSTNVEREGYTGSEKDIQESLERIFSGADGRIILATFSSNIHRIQQVVDAAVRHNKKLAIDGRSMENSFETAKKLGYLDAPENLIIDVRDCSNYPDEKVAILTTGSQGEPMAALTRMARGDHYHINVKDSDRIIISASAIPGNEKFIGETINQLYRRGAEVLYEEIADVHVSGHASQEELKLMLNLTDPKYFVPTHGEYRHLYQHAQLAQEAGMPEENTYIADIGDVIEFSRDEVRKIDEVQGGDVLVDGLGIGDVGNIVLRDRQTLSEAGIIIVVLTIDQNGTLLSGPDIITRGFVYIRESEELIEEATKRVEDALKDCEKEGITEWSVLKKTVKDSLKNYIFNKIKRKPMILPIIMQV, from the coding sequence ATGAATGTTAAAAACAATGAAGCCGTTCGCGTGACTCCTCTGGGGGGAGTTGGCGAGATCGGTAAAAACATGATGGTTTTGGAATACGATGACAGGATGCTAATTATAGATTCAGGAGTTGCTTTTCCCGAGGATGACCAGCTGGGAATCGATCTGGTCATTCCTGAGTTCGACTATGTCCTGAAAAACCAGGAGAAAATAGATGGTATAGTTGTAACTCACGGTCATCAGGATCATATTGGTGCCATACCCTATCTGCTCGAGCATATCTCGGTCCCTGTTTACGGACCCAAATTTGCACTGGGGCTGCTGGAAGGTCAGCTGAAGGAACACAACCTCATGGAGAAAAGCACCCTCAAAGTCGTTTCTGCCGGCAAAAGCGTTCAGATCGGTCAGTTTACGGTCGATTTTATCAGGGTTAATCACAGCATATCTGATACATGTGCTCTGGCAGTTCATACGCCGCTGGGACCTGTAGTTTACGCCAGCGACTTTAAATTTGATCATACCCCTGTGGATGACGAAAAAGCTGACCTGCAGAAGCTGGCTGAGCTGGGCAGCGGTCACCCGGGAGTTTTGGCTTTATTTTCCGACAGCACCAATGTGGAAAGAGAGGGTTATACAGGCTCTGAAAAGGATATTCAGGAATCGCTGGAGAGGATTTTTTCCGGGGCGGATGGAAGAATTATTCTGGCGACTTTCTCCTCAAATATTCACAGAATTCAGCAGGTCGTGGATGCTGCAGTAAGGCATAATAAAAAGCTGGCCATCGACGGCCGAAGCATGGAAAATAGTTTTGAAACGGCCAAAAAACTCGGATATCTCGATGCTCCTGAGAATTTGATTATCGATGTAAGAGACTGCAGCAATTATCCCGACGAAAAAGTAGCTATCCTGACCACCGGCAGTCAGGGAGAGCCGATGGCCGCATTGACGAGAATGGCCAGAGGAGATCATTATCATATAAACGTCAAGGATAGCGATAGGATCATAATCTCAGCTTCTGCCATCCCCGGCAATGAAAAGTTTATCGGCGAAACTATAAATCAGCTTTACAGGCGGGGAGCGGAGGTTTTATACGAAGAAATTGCCGATGTGCACGTATCCGGTCATGCCAGCCAGGAAGAATTAAAACTCATGTTAAACCTGACCGATCCCAAATATTTTGTACCCACTCACGGCGAGTACAGGCATCTCTATCAGCATGCTCAGCTGGCTCAGGAAGCAGGAATGCCTGAAGAAAACACCTATATAGCTGACATCGGTGATGTGATCGAGTTCAGCCGGGATGAAGTCAGAAAGATCGATGAAGTTCAGGGCGGAGATGTGCTGGTCGATGGCCTGGGAATCGGCGACGTGGGCAATATCGTCCTCAGAGACAGACAGACCCTTTCTGAAGCGGGTATAATTATAGTTGTCCTGACAATAGATCAGAACGGGACTTTACTTTCCGGTCCGGATATCATCACCAGAGGTTTTGTTTATATTCGAGAATCGGAGGAATTGATAGAAGAAGCCACCAAAAGAGTTGAAGATGCTCTAAAGGATTGTGAAAAAGAAGGTATTACCGAGTGGAGTGTGCTGAAAAAAACGGTGAAGGATTCGCTCAAAAATTATATATTCAACAAAATCAAGCGCAAACCCATGATCCTGCCTATAATAATGCAGGTCTGA